A region of Mammaliicoccus sp. Dog046 DNA encodes the following proteins:
- a CDS encoding NAD(P)/FAD-dependent oxidoreductase, whose translation MKSLVLLGGGYGNMRLMKEILPSTLPSDYSITLIDRMPFHGLKTEFYALAAGTTPDKDVRVQFPNDKKINTVYGEITDIDLDNQIVSVGDTRVDYDDLVIGLGCEDKYHNVPGAKEFTYSIQTIQNARKTYQSICDLPSGATVGIVGAGLSGIELASELRESRKDIQIKLFDRGSRILPAFPEKLSKYVKKWFDKHDVEVIPNSNITKVEPGKLHNNEDIQDIDLVVWTAGIQPVEIVRNLPVDTNDGRRVIVNQYHQIPTYKNVYIVGDCAALPHAPSAYLAEIQADQIAEVMKLQWNNKPLPEKMPELKPQGFVGSLGEKQGFAYLMEQTVTGRLARVIKSGVLWLYKYHNG comes from the coding sequence ATGAAAAGCTTAGTATTATTAGGGGGCGGATATGGTAATATGCGCTTGATGAAAGAAATCTTACCAAGTACATTACCTTCCGATTATTCAATTACGCTGATTGATCGTATGCCATTTCACGGATTAAAAACAGAATTCTACGCTTTAGCTGCTGGAACAACACCAGATAAAGATGTTCGCGTTCAATTTCCAAATGACAAAAAGATAAATACTGTGTATGGGGAAATCACTGACATTGATTTAGATAATCAAATTGTTTCAGTTGGTGACACAAGAGTGGATTATGATGACCTCGTAATCGGTCTAGGTTGTGAAGATAAATATCACAATGTACCAGGTGCGAAAGAATTCACTTATAGTATTCAAACGATTCAAAATGCAAGAAAGACTTACCAATCAATATGTGACTTACCGAGCGGTGCAACAGTTGGTATCGTCGGTGCAGGGTTAAGTGGTATCGAACTTGCAAGTGAATTACGTGAAAGTCGTAAAGATATTCAAATCAAATTATTCGATAGAGGTTCTCGAATTCTTCCTGCATTTCCAGAAAAATTAAGTAAATACGTTAAAAAATGGTTCGATAAACATGATGTTGAAGTTATTCCAAATTCAAATATTACAAAAGTTGAACCTGGTAAATTACACAATAACGAAGATATCCAAGATATTGATTTAGTTGTGTGGACAGCAGGTATTCAACCCGTTGAAATCGTCAGAAATTTACCTGTTGATACAAATGATGGCAGAAGAGTCATTGTGAATCAGTATCACCAAATTCCAACATATAAAAATGTATATATCGTCGGCGACTGTGCTGCTTTACCACATGCACCAAGTGCATACTTAGCAGAAATTCAAGCTGATCAAATTGCTGAGGTAATGAAATTACAATGGAATAATAAACCATTACCTGAAAAAATGCCTGAGTTAAAACCACAAGGCTTTGTTGGTTCATTAGGTGAAAAGCAAGGTTTTGCTTATTTAATGGAACAAACAGTGACTGGACGTTTAGCAAGAGTCATTAAATCAGGTGTCCTTTGGTTATATAAATATCATAACGGATAA
- a CDS encoding YuzD family protein: MSKASVVIYGADVVCASCVNAPSSKDTYEWLQAILGRKYTDLDIEYTYIDIINQTENLTDHDQQFIERINEDELFYPLVIINDEYVADGYIQLKQITKYVDNHIVSTS, from the coding sequence ATGTCTAAAGCAAGTGTAGTGATTTACGGTGCAGATGTTGTGTGTGCGAGTTGTGTGAATGCACCATCATCGAAAGATACTTACGAATGGTTACAAGCAATATTAGGTAGAAAGTATACAGATTTAGATATTGAATACACATACATCGATATTATCAATCAAACTGAAAATTTAACCGACCATGACCAACAATTCATTGAGCGAATTAATGAAGATGAACTGTTCTATCCACTTGTAATTATTAATGATGAATATGTTGCAGATGGATATATTCAATTAAAACAAATTACAAAATACGTTGATAATCATATAGTGAGCACTTCTTAA
- a CDS encoding YuzB family protein has translation MNPIVEFCISNMAKGADVVFNKLDNDPEVDVLEYGCLQNCGPCARGLYALVNGDMVKGETPEELLENIYSHIEENWIF, from the coding sequence TTGAACCCGATTGTCGAATTTTGTATTTCTAACATGGCTAAAGGTGCTGATGTAGTGTTTAACAAGCTCGACAATGATCCTGAAGTAGATGTATTGGAATACGGTTGTCTACAGAATTGCGGACCATGTGCTAGAGGGTTATATGCATTAGTAAATGGAGATATGGTCAAGGGAGAGACACCAGAAGAATTATTAGAAAACATATATAGCCATATAGAAGAAAATTGGATTTTTTAA
- a CDS encoding NifU family protein, producing the protein MTTEQQTMFDQVSDVLEKLRPFLLRDGGDCELVDVDDGIVKLRLLGACGTCPSSTITLKAGIERALLEEVPGVVEVEQVF; encoded by the coding sequence ATGACAACCGAACAACAAACAATGTTTGATCAAGTCAGTGATGTACTTGAGAAATTAAGACCGTTTCTATTACGTGACGGTGGCGACTGTGAATTAGTTGATGTTGACGATGGTATTGTTAAACTACGCCTACTTGGTGCATGTGGTACTTGCCCAAGTTCTACGATTACTTTAAAAGCCGGCATCGAACGTGCTTTATTAGAAGAAGTACCCGGTGTTGTAGAAGTAGAACAAGTATTTTAA
- a CDS encoding iron-sulfur cluster assembly accessory protein, with amino-acid sequence MSTVILTEAAAYEVKDMMKNNDMPDGYLRVSVKGGGCTGLSYGMAAEAEPAENDEILEYFGVKVLVDKNDAPILNGTTIDFKTSLMGGGFAIDNPNAIAACGCGSSFKTKDVAGTPENC; translated from the coding sequence ATGTCAACAGTTATATTAACTGAAGCAGCAGCTTATGAAGTAAAGGATATGATGAAGAATAACGATATGCCAGATGGATACTTAAGAGTATCTGTAAAAGGTGGCGGATGTACCGGTTTATCATACGGAATGGCGGCAGAAGCTGAACCTGCTGAAAATGATGAAATATTAGAGTATTTTGGCGTTAAAGTATTAGTAGATAAGAATGATGCACCCATCTTAAATGGGACTACAATTGATTTCAAAACATCCTTAATGGGTGGTGGATTTGCGATTGATAATCCTAATGCGATTGCAGCATGCGGATGTGGAAGTTCATTTAAGACGAAGGACGTTGCAGGAACACCTGAGAACTGTTAA